The Alphaproteobacteria bacterium US3C007 genomic interval TGGGCTTGCTCTACCCACCCTTAACAACGCGCACAGGCAGGAAGAACGGATAAAGTTTGCGCAGGCCAACAAAAAAATAACCTATAAATTTTGAACCGGCATTTAAGGTTTTAAGCAGATTGCCGGCTTACCGCTTTGCGGCGTAATAGCTTACACGCCGCTCTAAATAAGCCAAAAACTCTGAAATTGAAAAAGCGAGTGCAAACAAAACAATCAAAACCGCCCAAAAGTGACTCATGAGAAAATTTGCGGAATAGAGTTCAAATAGAGCACCAAAACCCACAATAGAAATAAGTAATTGGCCTATAATCACGCCTTTTACTGCCCTTATAATACCGATCCGGACGCCTCCTAAAATTTCTGGCAACGCGGCCCAAAAATATATTTTTGTAAATGCTTTCAATGGCGTGGCGCCAAAGCTTGTCGCCATTTCTACCAGAGAACGGTTGATCTGTCTTACACCAGCACGGGTATTTAAGATAATAATCCAAACAGCAAAAAGAGACGTGGTGATAATGATAGACTTCATACCAAATCCAAAAAGCACCATTAACACGGGCACTAAAGCCGTAAGGGGGGCACTAAGGAATACGTTTACCCAAGGGAGTAACAATTCATCAATCAGGCGGTTCTTACCCATTAATATTCCAACAATTATTCCGATGACCACGGCGTAAAACACCCCGGAACAAAACGCATAAGCCGTTTCTTTAAGTGCATTTTGGAAGGCTACTGTCCCCAAAACTTCATAAAGTGTAGACAAAACCTTACTTAATGGAGGAATAAAAAACGTAACCTTAGCCTGCCCAATAAATTCCCAGAGAGCCCCCCATAAAAGCAGGGATGACATCCCGGGTAAGCGATATCCAAATAAATGCATGCGCGGCCTTCCTATTCAACGTAACTGCGTAAAGACGTCCAAATATCATCAACGATATCAAGATATTCAGAGTCTCGTCGTATTGCATCTACCCCTTTTGCCCGAAAATTTGACGGTCTGATAATTTCCGACACACGACTTGGGCGAGGTAATAAAATAGCAATTTGGTCCGATACATAGACTGCTTCTTCAATGGAATGCGTTACGAAAATAAATGTTTTGTTTTTGCTTTCAACAAGCTGCAACAAGTCTTCTTGAAACTTACGGCGCGTTTGCTCATCGACGGCCGAAAAGGGCTCATCCATCAACAGCACATCTGCGTCTACAGCCAACGCACGGGCCAAACCAACCCTTTGACGCATACCGCCAGATAATTCATGCGGGAAACTATTTTCAAAACCCTGTAAACCGACTTCTGTGATATAATTCGCAGCAATCCCTTCGCGCTCAGTTTTTTCGACACCCCGCATTTCAAGCCCGAATGAGACATTTTTCAAAACGGACGCCCAAGGCATCAGCGCAAAATCTTGAAATACAAATGCGCGGTCTGTGCCTGGGCCGGTGACGCTCTTGTTATTCACCATTACAGTTCCAGCGCTCGGCTCAAGCAATCCCGCAATGATTTTCAATAAGGTTGTTTTACCACATCCCGACGGACCCAAAAGTGAGGTCAATTCCCCCTTTGGAAATTTTAAGGACATATCCTTCAGAGCCTCAACATTTCCATAATTTTTTGAAATATTATCGACAGAAACGGCTATTGGTTTTTCAAGGTTTTGAAGGTCTTCATCAACATTTTTAATCTGAGACATAACCACGCTCGTTTCCTTTAAAGAGAAGGGTTTCTACTTTATCCAAGAGGTTTAAAAAAAGAACTGACAGCACAATAATGGAAAAAATAGCAGCATACATGGACGGGTAATCTGCGATCGAGCGGCTGTAAGTTATAATATCACCAACACCAGTGGGGGTGATTTTAAGCTCGGCTAAAATAGCCCCAATAAACCCTGCCGATATACCAAGGCGGAGGCCCGCGAAAATGACCGGAGATGCCGCTGGAATGATGATACGAGATATGACAGACAGCCGCGAAGCAAGAAAGGATATGCCCATTTCTTTTAAGGACTCTGGGGTATTTTTCACCGCGCCGCTGGTATTCAAGACTATCACGGGCATTGCCATGATGCAGACAACAATCACTTTTGACGTGAGACCAATGCCATATGCCAAAACAAGAAGCGGGATCAAAGCAGCTAATGGCGCGGCTTGCATGACGATAAAGATTGGCGAAAACAGCCAGTCAAAAAATTGGCTCAAACCGACCCATAATCCC includes:
- a CDS encoding ABC transporter permease subunit, encoding MHLFGYRLPGMSSLLLWGALWEFIGQAKVTFFIPPLSKVLSTLYEVLGTVAFQNALKETAYAFCSGVFYAVVIGIIVGILMGKNRLIDELLLPWVNVFLSAPLTALVPVLMVLFGFGMKSIIITTSLFAVWIIILNTRAGVRQINRSLVEMATSFGATPLKAFTKIYFWAALPEILGGVRIGIIRAVKGVIIGQLLISIVGFGALFELYSANFLMSHFWAVLIVLFALAFSISEFLAYLERRVSYYAAKR
- a CDS encoding ABC transporter permease subunit, whose product is MFSAFALCFAWEIAGRVPVSYAFPTFLESMSALMQMTADGRLFEAYAETLRPLIIGIAISAVVGIIVGLWVGLSQFFDWLFSPIFIVMQAAPLAALIPLLVLAYGIGLTSKVIVVCIMAMPVIVLNTSGAVKNTPESLKEMGISFLASRLSVISRIIIPAASPVIFAGLRLGISAGFIGAILAELKITPTGVGDIITYSRSIADYPSMYAAIFSIIVLSVLFLNLLDKVETLLFKGNERGYVSD
- a CDS encoding ABC transporter ATP-binding protein, translated to MSQIKNVDEDLQNLEKPIAVSVDNISKNYGNVEALKDMSLKFPKGELTSLLGPSGCGKTTLLKIIAGLLEPSAGTVMVNNKSVTGPGTDRAFVFQDFALMPWASVLKNVSFGLEMRGVEKTEREGIAANYITEVGLQGFENSFPHELSGGMRQRVGLARALAVDADVLLMDEPFSAVDEQTRRKFQEDLLQLVESKNKTFIFVTHSIEEAVYVSDQIAILLPRPSRVSEIIRPSNFRAKGVDAIRRDSEYLDIVDDIWTSLRSYVE